The Toxotes jaculatrix isolate fToxJac2 chromosome 21, fToxJac2.pri, whole genome shotgun sequence genome includes a region encoding these proteins:
- the rpl38 gene encoding 60S ribosomal protein L38 — protein sequence MPRKIEEIKDFLLTARRKDAKSVKIKKNKDNVKFKVRCSRYLYTLVITDKEKAEKLKQSLPPGLAVKELK from the exons ATG CCTCGCAAGATAGAAGAAATCAAAGATTTCCTTCTGACAGCCAGGAGGAAGGATGCCAAGT CCGTAAAGATCAAGAAGAACAAGGACAATGTTAAATTCAAGGTGCGCTGCAGCAGGTACCTGTACACCCTGGTCATCACAGACAAGGAGAAGGCTGAGAAGCTCAAGCAGTCCCTGCCCCCAG GTCTGGCTGTGAAGGAGCTGAAGTAA